In Equus quagga isolate Etosha38 chromosome 14, UCLA_HA_Equagga_1.0, whole genome shotgun sequence, one DNA window encodes the following:
- the CXCR5 gene encoding C-X-C chemokine receptor type 5, which translates to MNYPLTLDMDLTNYNLEDLEKSTGDSASFSKRKARSSLPSPSVSLPLQYKELGSYNDSSEPPVVENHLCSTVEGPLLTSFKAVFMPMAYGLIFLLGMMGNILVLVILERHRQTRNSTETFLFHLALADLLLVLILPFAVAEGFVGWVLGTGLCKTVIALHKINFYCSSLLLACIAVDRYLAIVHSVHAYRHRRLHSIHITCITIWLAGLLFALPELLFAKVSQPHHNGSLPRCTFSQENQAETNAWFTSRFLYHIGGFLLPMLVMGWCYVGVVHRLCQAQRRPQRQKAVRVAILVTSVFFLCWSPYHIIIFLDTLARLKAMVNSCDQNGYLSVAITLSEFLGLAHCCLNPMLYTFVGVKFRSDLSRLLTKLGCAGPASLCQFLPSWHKSSLSESENATSLTTF; encoded by the coding sequence GAAAAATCTACAGGAGACTCAGCATCCTTCTCCAAGAGGAAAGCCAGGTCCTCACTTCCTTCCCCTTCTGTCTCCTTGCCCCTGCAGTACAAGGAATTGGGCAGCTACAATGACAGCTCGGAGCCCCCCGTGGTGGAAAATCACCTCTGCTCTACAGTTGAGGGGCCCCTCCTGACCTCCTTCAAGGCCGTGTTCATGCCTATGGCCTATGGCCTCATCTTCCTTCTGGGTATGATGGGCAACATCCTGGTGCTGGTGATCCTGGAGCGGCACCGGCAAACACGCAACTCCACCGAGACCTTCCTGTTCCACCTGGCGTTGGCTGACCTCCTTCTGGTCCTCATCCTGCCCTTTGCTGTGGCCGAGGGCTTTGTGGGCTGGGTCCTGGGCACCGGCCTCTGCAAAACTGTGATCGCTCTGCACAAGATCAACTTCTACTGCAGCAGCCTGCTCCTGGCCTGCATTGCTGTGGACCGCTACCTGGCCATTGTCCACTCCGTCCATGCTTACCGCCACCGCCGCCTCCACTCCATCCACATCACCTGTATAACCATTTGGCTGGCGGGCCTCCTCTTCGCCTTGCCAGAGCTTCTCTTCGCCAAGGTCAGCCAACCCCATCACAATGGCTCTCTGCCCCGCTGTACCTTCTCCCAAGAGAACCAAGCTGAAACCAATGCCTGGTTCACCTCCCGCTTCCTCTACCATATCGGAGGATTCCTGCTGCCAATGCTGGTGATGGGGTGGTGTTATGTAGGGGTGGTACACAGGCTGTGCCAGGCCCAGCGGCGCCCTCAGCGGCAGAAGGCAGTCAGGGTGGCCATCCTGGTGACGAgtgtcttctttctctgctggTCACCCTACCACATCATCATCTTCCTGGACACCCTGGCGAGGCTGAAGGCCATGGTCAATAGCTGTGATCAGAATGGCTATCTCTCTGTGGCCATCACCTTGAGTGAGTTCCTGGGCCTGGCCCACTGCTGCCTCAATCCCATGCTCTACACTTTCGTTGGCGTGAAGTTCCGTAGTGACCTGTCACGGCTTCTGACCAAGCTGGGCTGTGCCGGCCCCGCCTCCCTCTGCCAGTTCTTGCCTAGTTGGCACAAGAGCAGTCTCTCTGAGTCAGAGAATGCCACCTCCCTCACCACCTTCTAG